The sequence below is a genomic window from Candidatus Cloacimonadota bacterium.
CAAGCAATAACCATTTTAATGGTTTCTAAAAAAAGATTTAAGTTATGATCATATTATCCATCCCATTTTTAAATAAACAATTCGTTCAAAAAACCGTTGAAAAATATCGGAATAAATTTGAATTACTCGAATTCAGATTGGATTATAATAAAAATTTTACGGAATTTCCTGATAATCTAATAGATAAAAAAGCCATAATTACGATTAGAGACATTTCCGAAGGTGGAAAGTCCGAAATTCTTTTTTCAGAAAAAATAGAATATTACAAAAAAGTGATTGCTAATCACAATTGTCTGGTTGATCTTGAAATAAATCGCTACCAAAAAACCTCGATAAATCCAGACGATCTGATCCTTTCTTATCACAATTTTTCCGATACTCTAAGAATTGAAAAACTTAAAGAGATCATAAATTACTCCAATTCTATTCCCTCAAAATTCCTGAAAATTGCAGTCAACATCGATAAATATTCAGAATTATTTGAAATCTCATATTT
It includes:
- a CDS encoding type I 3-dehydroquinate dehydratase, which translates into the protein MIILSIPFLNKQFVQKTVEKYRNKFELLEFRLDYNKNFTEFPDNLIDKKAIITIRDISEGGKSEILFSEKIEYYKKVIANHNCLVDLEINRYQKTSINPDDLILSYHNFSDTLRIEKLKEIINYSNSIPSKFLKIAVNIDKYSELFEISYLISKSNKPVIFAGMGKLGKISRLLFQQFGAVGTFVGLDFFPTANGQLTIKEVEKYYLQKISKSTKIGGIVGGKQVEKSLGIFFYNDYFRKNKIDAVYLPFVVEDLNDFWKWMEKSRIDFYGFSITMPFK